A section of the Piliocolobus tephrosceles isolate RC106 chromosome 14, ASM277652v3, whole genome shotgun sequence genome encodes:
- the DNAJB5 gene encoding dnaJ homolog subfamily B member 5 isoform X1 — translation MFKRTVLSCPPPAAPPLQARGAFRSFPHSWGEDFLASLMFKIQLEPLKLRAWTLNGFVKFRNKETSAGPVAVMGKDYYKILGIPSGANEDEIKKAYRKMALKYHPDKNKEPNAEEKFKEIAEAYDVLSDPKKRGLYDQYGEEGLKTGGGTSGGSSGSFHYTFHGDPHATFASFFGGSNPFDIFFASSRSTRPFSGFDPDDMDVDEDEDPFGAFGRFGFNGLSRGPRRAPEPLYPRRKVQDPPVVHELRVSLEEIYHGSTKRMKITRRRLNPDGRTVRTEDKILHIVIKRGWKEGTKITFPKEGDATPDNIPADIVFVLKDKPHAHFRRDGTNVLYSALISLKEALCGCTVNIPTIDGRVIPLPCNDVIKPGTVKRLRGEGLPFPKVPTQRGDLIVEFKVRFPDRLTPQTRQILKQHLPCS, via the exons ATGTTTAAGCGCACAGTGCTCTCCTGCCCACCCCCAGCAGCACCCCCACTACAGGCCCGAGGAGCTTTCCGGAGCTTCCCACACTCCTGGGGAGAAGACTTCTTAGCCAGCTTGATGTTTAAAATTCAGCTGGAGCCCTTAAAACTTCGAGCGTGGACGCTGAATGGGTTTGTAAAGTTTCG AAACAAGGAGACCAGTGCTGGTCCAGTGGCTGTGATGGGAAAAGATTATTACAAGATTCTTGGGATCCCATCGGGGGCCAATGAGGATGAGATCAAGAAAGCCTACCGGAAGATGGCCTTGAAGTACCACCCAGACAAGAATAAAGAACCCAATGCTGAGGAGAAGTTTAAGGAGATTGCAGAGGCCTATGATGTGCTGAGTGACCCCAAGAAACGGGGCCTGTATGACCAGTATGGGGAGGAAG GCCTGAAGACCGGCGGTGGCACATCAGGTGGCTCCAGTGGCTCCTTTCACTACACCTTTCATGGGGACCCCCATGCCACCTTTGCCTCCTTCTTTGGTGGCTCCAACCCCTTCGATATCTTCTTTGCCAGCAGCCGCTCCACTCGGCCCTTCAGTGGCTTTGACCCAGATGACATGGATGTGGATGAAGATGAGGACCCATTTGGTGCTTTCGGCCGTTTTGGCTTCAATGGGCTGAGTAGGGGTCCGAGGCGAGCCCCAGAACCACTGTACCCTCGGCGCAAGGTGCAGGATCCCCCAGTGGTGCACGAGCTGCGGGTGTCCCTGGAGGAGATCTACCATGGCTCCACCAAGCGCATGAAGATCACAAGACGTCGCCTCAACCCTGATGGGCGAACTGTGCGCACCGAGGACAAGATCCTGCACATAGTCATCAAGCGCGGCTGGAAGGAAGGCACCAAGATCACTTTCCCCAAAGAGGGTGACGCCACACCTGACAACATCCCTGCTGACATCGTCTTTGTGCTCAAAGACAAGCCCCATGCACACTTCCGTCGAGATGGCACCAACGTGCTCTACAGTGCCCTGATCAGCCTCAAGGAG GCGCTGTGTGGCTGCACTGTGAACATTCCCACCATCGACGGCCGAGTGATCCCTTTGCCCTGCAATGATGTCATCAAACCAGGCACCGTGAAGAGACTCCGTGGGGAGGGCCTTCCCTTCCCCAAAGTGCCAACTCAGCGGGGAGACCTCATTGTTGAGTTCAAAGTTCGCTTCCCAGACAGATTAACACCACAGACAAGACAGATCCTTAAGCAGCACCTACCCTGTTCCTAG
- the DNAJB5 gene encoding dnaJ homolog subfamily B member 5 isoform X2, giving the protein MGKDYYKILGIPSGANEDEIKKAYRKMALKYHPDKNKEPNAEEKFKEIAEAYDVLSDPKKRGLYDQYGEEGLKTGGGTSGGSSGSFHYTFHGDPHATFASFFGGSNPFDIFFASSRSTRPFSGFDPDDMDVDEDEDPFGAFGRFGFNGLSRGPRRAPEPLYPRRKVQDPPVVHELRVSLEEIYHGSTKRMKITRRRLNPDGRTVRTEDKILHIVIKRGWKEGTKITFPKEGDATPDNIPADIVFVLKDKPHAHFRRDGTNVLYSALISLKEALCGCTVNIPTIDGRVIPLPCNDVIKPGTVKRLRGEGLPFPKVPTQRGDLIVEFKVRFPDRLTPQTRQILKQHLPCS; this is encoded by the exons ATGGGAAAAGATTATTACAAGATTCTTGGGATCCCATCGGGGGCCAATGAGGATGAGATCAAGAAAGCCTACCGGAAGATGGCCTTGAAGTACCACCCAGACAAGAATAAAGAACCCAATGCTGAGGAGAAGTTTAAGGAGATTGCAGAGGCCTATGATGTGCTGAGTGACCCCAAGAAACGGGGCCTGTATGACCAGTATGGGGAGGAAG GCCTGAAGACCGGCGGTGGCACATCAGGTGGCTCCAGTGGCTCCTTTCACTACACCTTTCATGGGGACCCCCATGCCACCTTTGCCTCCTTCTTTGGTGGCTCCAACCCCTTCGATATCTTCTTTGCCAGCAGCCGCTCCACTCGGCCCTTCAGTGGCTTTGACCCAGATGACATGGATGTGGATGAAGATGAGGACCCATTTGGTGCTTTCGGCCGTTTTGGCTTCAATGGGCTGAGTAGGGGTCCGAGGCGAGCCCCAGAACCACTGTACCCTCGGCGCAAGGTGCAGGATCCCCCAGTGGTGCACGAGCTGCGGGTGTCCCTGGAGGAGATCTACCATGGCTCCACCAAGCGCATGAAGATCACAAGACGTCGCCTCAACCCTGATGGGCGAACTGTGCGCACCGAGGACAAGATCCTGCACATAGTCATCAAGCGCGGCTGGAAGGAAGGCACCAAGATCACTTTCCCCAAAGAGGGTGACGCCACACCTGACAACATCCCTGCTGACATCGTCTTTGTGCTCAAAGACAAGCCCCATGCACACTTCCGTCGAGATGGCACCAACGTGCTCTACAGTGCCCTGATCAGCCTCAAGGAG GCGCTGTGTGGCTGCACTGTGAACATTCCCACCATCGACGGCCGAGTGATCCCTTTGCCCTGCAATGATGTCATCAAACCAGGCACCGTGAAGAGACTCCGTGGGGAGGGCCTTCCCTTCCCCAAAGTGCCAACTCAGCGGGGAGACCTCATTGTTGAGTTCAAAGTTCGCTTCCCAGACAGATTAACACCACAGACAAGACAGATCCTTAAGCAGCACCTACCCTGTTCCTAG